In one window of Henckelia pumila isolate YLH828 chromosome 1, ASM3356847v2, whole genome shotgun sequence DNA:
- the LOC140867487 gene encoding uncharacterized protein encodes METYSLWFQANQKKIFNSPPRTQQSNSKWNKPPMQFLKCNVDAAIFNSPPRMGFRCVFDPRTAEALSIREALTWFKDLSYSDIVLESDALTLIEALKNRSPDDFYVGLIIEDARFLALELNSCSFAFVRRSANQAAHSLARAAGSLSGRKGRVIPSPSLVSVVVVPDL; translated from the exons ATGGAAACTTATTCCTTATGGTTCCAAGCCAACCAGAAGAAAATTTTCAACAGTCCACCAAGAACCCAGCAGAGCAATAGTAAATGGAATAAGCCGCCGATGCAGTTTCTCAAATGCAATGTCGATGCAGCCATTTTCAACTCTCCTCCTCGGATGGGATTCAGGT GTGTGTTCGACCCCAGAACAGCAGAAGCGCTGAGTATCCGGGAAGCACTTACTTGGTTCAAAGATCTTTCTTATTCGGATATAGTGCTGGAATCAGATGCTCTTACATTGATTGAAGCGTTGAAGAATCGGAGTCCGGATGATTTCTATGTGGGTTTGATTATTGAAGATGCTAGATTCCTAGCTTTGGAATTGAACTCTTGTTCTTTTGCTTTTGTTCGTAGATCAGCGAATCAGGCGGCTCATAGTCTAGCCAGAGCAGCTGGTTCTTTGTCTGGTCGGAAAGGTCGAGTTATTCCTTCGCCTTCTCTTGTTTCTGTTGTGGTTGTTCCGGATCTTTAA
- the LOC140866823 gene encoding probable UDP-N-acetylglucosamine--peptide N-acetylglucosaminyltransferase SEC — translation MLSLQSDPRQYSLSLLQVQRQQQQPQVVSRAPYNVAADHHRDDPSLSFPSGVNVKQELSSEVDADMLLNLAHQNYKAGNYKQALEHSKAVYDRNPRRTDNLLLLGAVYYQLHDFDLCIAKNEEALRIDPHFAECYGNMANALKEKGNIDLAIRYYLIAIELRPNFADAWSNLASAYMRKGRLNEAAQCCRQSLALNPLLVDAHSNLGNLMKAQGLVQEASKCYMEALHIQPTFAIAWSNLAALCMEAGDLNRALHYYKEAVKLKPDFSDAYLNLGNVYKALRMPQESIVCYQRALQSRPDSAMAFGNLASVYYEESNLDMAILNYRRAIACDPGFLEAYNNLGNALKDSGRVEEAIQCYRQCLSLQPSHPQALTNLGNIYMEWNMMSAAAQCYKATLSVTTGLSAPFNNLAIIYKQQGNHADAISCYNEVLRIDPLAADGLVNRGNTYKEIGRVNEAIQDYLRAIAIRPMMAEAHANLASAYKDSGHVEAAIKSYKQALMLRPDFPEATCNLLHTLQCVCDWDDREKLFVEVEGILRRQIKLSVIPSVQPFHAIAYPLDPMLALEISRKYAAHSSVVASRYSLPPFNHAPPLPVKSGGRNGRLRIGYVSSDFGNHPLSHLMGSVFGMHNRENVEIFCYALSPNDGTEWRLRIQSEAEHFIDVSSMSSDMIARMINEHQIQVLINLNGYTKGARNEIFAMQPAPIQVSYMGFPGTTGASYIHYLVSDEFVSPMSYSHIYSEKIVNLPHCYFVNDYKQKNRDVLDPNCQPKRSDYGLPEDKFIFACFNQLYKMDPEILTTWCNILKRVPKCALWLLRFPAAGEMRLRAHAASLGVQPDQIIFTDVAMKQEHIRRSSLADLFLDTPLCNAHTTGTDILWAGLPMVTLPLEKMATRVAGSLCLATGVGEEMIVHSMKEYEEKAVSLAMNPSKLQDLTSRLKAARLSCPLFDTARWVKNLERAYFRMWNLYCSGQHPQPFKVTENDLEFPHDR, via the exons ATGCTCTCGTTGCAGAGCGATCCGCGGCAGTACAGCCTGAGTCTGCTACAGGTACAACGGCAGCAGCAACAGCCGCAGGTGGTGTCTAGGGCTCCTTACAATGTCGCCGCCGATCATCACAGAGACGATCCATCTCTGTCTTTTCCCTCCGGGGTTAACGTCAAGCAGGAGCTTTCGAGCGAAG TTGACGCGGACATGCTCTTGAACCTTGCTCATCAGAATTACAAAGCAGGAAATTATAAGCAGGCGTTAGAACATAGCAAGGCTGTGTATGATAGAAATCCGCGTCGCACTGATAATCTTCTTCTGTTGGGTGCTGTTTATTATCAG TTACACGACTTCGATCTGTGCATTGCGAAGAATGAAGAAGCTCTTAGAATTGATCCACATTTTGCCGAGTGCTATGGGAATATGGCAAATGCTTTGAAA GAGAAAGGCAATATTGATCTCGCTATTCGCTATTACTTGATTGCGATTGAG CTTCGACCTAATTTTGCTGATGCATGGTCTAACTTAGCCAGTGCTTACATGAGAAAAGGAAGGTTGAATGAAGCTGCCCAATGCTGTCGCCAATCACTTGCTCTGAATCCTCTGTTG GTTGATGCTCATAGTAACCTTGGAAATCTGATGAAAGCTCAAGGACTAGTGCAAGAG GCCTCTAAGTGTTATATGGAAGCACTCCACATACAGCCAACTTTTGCTATTGCGTGGTCTAATCTTGCTGCTCTTTGTATGGAGGCGGGTGATCTTAACAGGGCCCTACACTACTACAAG GAAGCTGTGAAGTTGAAGCCTGACTTCTCAGATGCCTACTTGAATTTGGGAAATGTTTACAAG GCCTTGAGAATGCCTCAAGAGTCTATTGTATGTTATCAACGAGCTCTGCAGTCACGACCAGACAGTGCAATGGCTTTTG GCAACCTGGCAAGTGTGTACTATGAGGAAAGCAACCTTGATATGGCAATACTCAACTACAGACGAGCTATTGCTTGTGATCCTGGATTCCTGGAGGCCTACAATAACTTG GGCAATGCATTGAAAGATTCTGGAAGAGTGGAGGAGGCAATTCAATGTTACCGC CAATGCCTATCTCTTCAACCAAGTCATCCTCAAGCTCTCACCAATCTTGGAAATATTTATATGGAGTG GAATATGATGAGTGCTGCAGCTCAATGCTACAAGGCAACACTATCCGTCACGACAGGACTTTCTGCCCCTTTCAATAATTTGGCTATAATATACAAACAACAG GGTAATCATGCAGATGCAATATCTTGCTACAACGAGGTCTTGAGGATAGATCCATTGGCTGCAGATGGCTTGGTTAATCGGGGAAACACTTACAAAGAAATCGGAAGAGTTAATGAGGCGATTCAGGACTATCTCCGTGCTATCGCCATCCGACCTATGATGGCTGAGGCTCATGCGAATTTGGCTTCCGCTTACAAGGACAG TGGTCACGTGGAAGCAGCTATTAAAAGCTATAAGCAAGCATTGATGTTGCGCCCAGATTTCCCTGAGGCAACATGTAACCTTCTTCACACTTTGCAG TGCGTCTGCGACTGGGATGATCGGGAGAAGTTGTTTGTTGAGGTTGAAGGGATACTTAGGAGACAGATCAAG TTGTCAGTCATCCCAAGTGTGCAGCCATTTCATGCAATTGCATATCCCCTTGACCCCATGCTTGCATTGGAGATCAG TCGAAAATATGCAGCGCATTCTTCGGTAGTAGCATCTCGCTATTCACTTCCTCCTTTTAATCATGCTCCTCCATTGCCTGTAAAGAGCGGGGGCAGGAACGGCCGGTTAAGGATCGG ATATGTAAGCAGTGACTTTGGCAACCATCCATTGTCTCATCTTATGGGTTCGGTTTTTGGCATGCATAATAGAGAAAATGTTGAG ATTTTCTGCTATGCATTGAGTCCAAATGATGGCACTGAATGGAGGCTTCGTATCCAATCTGAAGCAGAGCATTTTATTGATGTGTCTTCAATGTCATCCGATATGATAGCGAGGATGATCAATGAACATCAGATACAAGTGCTCATCAATCTAAATGGGTACACAAAG GGTGCAAGAAATGAAATATTTGCTATGCAGCCTGCTCCCATCCAGGTTTCCTATATGGGATTTCCCGGGACCACAGGAGCGTCCTACATACATTATTTGGTTTCTGACGAG TTTGTTTCTCCAATGTCTTACTCTCATATATATTCCGAAAAAATAGTCAATCTTCCTCATTGCTATTTTGTGAACGATTATAAACAG AAAAACCGTGATGTACTGGATCCAAATTGCCAACCCAAGCGATCAGACTATGGACTTCCCGAGGACAAATTTATATTCGCCTGTTTCAATCAGCTTTACAAGATGGACCCTGAAATACTCACAACATG GTGCAATATCCTTAAGCGTGTCCCGAAGTGTGCACTTTGGCTTCTTAGATTTCCAGCTGCAGGCGAGATGAGGCTTCGTGCAC ATGCTGCTTCATTAGGTGTGCAACCAGACCAAATTATTTTCACAGATGTTGCAATGAAACAGGAACACATTAGGCGCAGTTCGTTAGCAGACCTATTTCTAGATAC GCCTCTTTGCAATGCACATACAACAGGGACGGATATTCTTTGGGCTGGTCTCCCTATGGTCACTCTTCCTCTCGAGAAAATGGCAACTAGAGTTGCTGGTTCACTCTGTTTGGCGACAGGAGTCGGAGAGGAGATGATTGTTCATAG TATGAAAGAGTATGAAGAAAAAGCGGTGTCTTTGGCCATGAATCCATCGAAGCTTCAAGATCTCACCAGCAGGCTCAAGGCTGCCCGTCTTAGTTGCCCTCTGTTCGACACTGCACGATGG GTGAAGAATTTAGAGCGTGCTTACTTCAGGATGTGGAATTTGTATTGTTCAGGCCAACATCCTCAACCCTTCAAAGTCACTGAGAATGACTTGGAATTTCCACATGATCGGTAG
- the LOC140866917 gene encoding cysteine proteinase inhibitor B-like: MSKALTITFLLLTLLLAPPISIRSSVAVGARLGGRTEVKDVESNGEIQDLGKFCVQQYNLKLQKRGSKPLEFSKVVEAQTQVVSGIKYYLKISASGEIYDAEVVIRPWVRAKEMLTFAPSPHSSGN, encoded by the coding sequence ATGTCGAAAGCACTCACCATAACCTTCCTCCTCCTCACACTCCTCCTCGCGCCGCCAATATCCATCCGCTCATCCGTCGCTGTCGGAGCAAGACTGGGTGGCCGGACAGAAGTCAAGGACGTGGAAAGCAACGGGGAGATTCAAGATCTCGGCAAATTCTGCGTGCAACAATACAATCTAAAGCTCCAGAAAAGGGGTTCGAAGCCACTGGAGTTCTCCAAGGTGGTGGAGGCGCAGACTCAGGTGGTTTCTGGGATCAAATATTACCTGAAAATCTCGGCTTCCGGCGAGATTTATGACGCAGAGGTGGTGATTAGGCCGTGGGTTCGCGCCAAGGAGATGCTCACGTTCGCACCTTCGCCGCATAGCTCCGGCAATTAA